In a genomic window of Echeneis naucrates chromosome 4, fEcheNa1.1, whole genome shotgun sequence:
- the LOC115041963 gene encoding uncharacterized protein C1orf21 homolog, giving the protein MGCTSAKQVSAVPNDEEGRGKAYSNGDLFTDEYKMKGVEEVKYMRGDENRVNARNQENLEKSNVQYRGKQQKEVATANIKSNIHTSESQQEFFRMLDEKIEKGRDYCSEEEEEDGT; this is encoded by the exons ATGGGCTGCACCTCGGCCAAGCAGGTGTCGGCCGTGCCCAACGATGAGGAGGGACGCGGCAAGGCCTACAGCAACGGAGACCTCTTCACAG atgAATACAAGATGAAGGGAGTAGAGGAGGTGAAGTACATGAGGGGGGATGAAAATCGAGTGAATGCACGCAACCAGGAGAACCTG gagaAGAGTAATGTACAGTACAGGggcaaacagcagaaagaggTGGCTACAGCAAACATCAAGTCAAA caTTCACACgtcagagagccagcaggaatTTTTCAGGATGTTGGATGAGAAGATTGAGAAG GGACGAGACTACTGttcagaagaggaggaggaagatgggaCATAG